GAACAACACATAAGGACAAGTACAAAAATGAATTCTCAGAAGGCTCCGATTCAAGTGAACTCAGCCTCCTAGGTAAACTATAGCTAAATTATTATTTTTTTTTTGATAAAAGAGAGCTTTCTCTCCGATTTCCATTAAGAGAAATCACCAGGTCTTACAGAAGTAAAAAAGAAACATGAAAGCTACTATGGCATCTCTCGGAGATCACTGGCTATTGAGGAAGAGGGGAAGCCATCCCTTCCCCTCCCATTAGCCCCCAAAGCAGGACCCCCAAGAGATCTAAGGCCTGGGCTCAAAGCAGGTCCCAGCACCAGATTACAACAGAgtttgaaaacagaaacatcCAAAGGTGGCATACAAACTGCTCCTCTAACAGGTATCAAACATCATACATTTTTATTCTTCCCAGAGACAAAAGACTGGAGGAGGAATCTAAGTTGAGATGTGACTAGAATCTAAGTTCTTAATGTGTCTTGTCACACACAAACCAAAAGCTGCTGAACAACATAGTTGTTCTAATTCTACAGGATATGCCAGGGGATAATAACAATTTAAAAGGCTAATACTCAGTTAATCACACCAACATATTTCCAAACAGGAACCTATTAGTTATTATGCTAATCAACCAATCGGCTGGTGGAAGCCTCTGGGACTCACCACCAACCTACCACTTATAACCAGAGTTCCAGCTTTGCAGTGTATTTATACTTGACTTACTCGGGTAATGCAAAAAAAATGAATCTACTAAAGCGAGGAATTGGAAATTCAATCTGAAGGGCACACCAAATCCCAAGCATTCAATTTCCCCGCCCCTTCCTCCTCGACCGATCAAAATATTGGGCATAGATGAGCAGTCGGTTAAGCCTAGCACTACACTTTCAGGAAACAAAATATCCATACTTCTTTGTAACTGAAGAAAGTAGTATGTATTGGCATGGTACCAAGCACCAAGATCATAGTTCCCACTTGGACAAACTGAAACATACACCCATGGCCTTCATGAAAAGCTAAAATCTCAGCACAGTTATTAATTACTGAAATCCAAAATCATACAGCAGATCAACGGAAACCCTCGGCACGAACTACACGGCCAAATGATTTCTTTCTGATAACCAACGGAAGCAGTCAGTTCCTAAAACTTCAATCGCCCAAAAAGCTTACCGTCCATGCCGACGAGCCACCCACGGGGGGTGCGGCGCGCTCCtcaggcgacggcgacgggctGCGGGGCCGCCGGCGGCTTCTGCGGGGGCTCCTTGGCGTCGGCGAAGTCCTCCTCGTTGTAGACGACGGTGAGGAAGAGCGAGCAGGAGGGGCAGCGCGCGATCTCCTCCCCGAGGCGGAGGTCGGCGAGCGTGATCTGGAAGAGGTCGCCGCAGGGGCACGGGTACGTGTACGCCCCCAGCTCCTCGCTCCACTCCATGTCCTCGATCTCCACCTCGTCGTACGCCGACATCGTcgcgcgccgccgcggcccaaACCCTAGCTGGCTCCGGCAGAAAGTCCTCCGATGGTTTCGCGCCGCCGCCACAAgcgcaaggaaggaaggaagcgAGAGGCCGCGTGCGAGGGGGCAAAGTGGAGGACGTTTCTCTGCTGTCCCCCTTGCTTATCTTGTTATTTACGAGAGCGAATTTCACATAACCCCAACTTTATGGAACATGGCAAAAAAAAAGATCACATTTTTGGAGTTACTATTATTAGTCATAAAACCATATTTTTACTAGTAGTAAATTGACCCCAAATATCCCATGTGATGTCAAAATTAACCGGCGAGAccccactgttggggaacgtagtaatttcaaaaaaaaatcctacgcacacacaggatcatggtgatgcatagcaacgagagggtagagtgttgtccacgtaccctcgtagaccgaaaacggaagcgttagcacaacgcggttgatatagtcgtacgtcttcacgatccgaccgat
This sequence is a window from Aegilops tauschii subsp. strangulata cultivar AL8/78 chromosome 7, Aet v6.0, whole genome shotgun sequence. Protein-coding genes within it:
- the LOC109781753 gene encoding diphthamide biosynthesis protein 3, which translates into the protein MSAYDEVEIEDMEWSEELGAYTYPCPCGDLFQITLADLRLGEEIARCPSCSLFLTVVYNEEDFADAKEPPQKPPAAPQPVAVA